TGAACTGATTGGTGAAATGAAAAAGGAATTGCCCAATATACCATGGGTTTTTATCTCTTCTTTTACTAAAAGGGGACTTGAAAAGCTGAAAGATATGATCTGGACGGAACTCAATAAATAAGACCTCTTCCCTCATTTATAGGGAAATAACCACGGAGGGACACAGAGGAAAATGGATTTGATATGTTAAGTAAACTCCTGGAGTGGGATAAAGAGTTGTTTCTTTTTATCAACGGCCACTATAGCGGTTTTTGGGATTTTGTGATGTACTGGCTGAGTAATGGAGCGATATGGATACCACTGTATATTTTTTTCATTGCCATGATCATCAAAAGGTACCGCTGGTTCTCCGTAGTCATTATTTTGTTGGCCGCTATCCTTGTCACATTAAGCGATCAATCGTCTGTTCATCTTTTCAAGAATCTCGTCATCCGGCTGCGGCCCTGTCATGATCCCGGACTGGCAAATCTGGTCCATCTCGTCAATGGAAAATGCGGAGGTGAATATGGTTTTGTTTCATCACATGCCACCAATATGTTCGCCCTTTCTGTTTTTTTAATTCATCTTCTTGGGAACAGGATTTTTACGCCGCTGATACTGATATGGGCAACTGCCATTTGCTACAGCAGGGTATACCTGGGTGTGCATTTCCCGGGAGATGTGATTGGCGGAGCTATATTGGGAATTATTATCGGATTGGTCCTGGGCAGGTTATGCATGTATTTATACCATGAATATTCCAGGAGGAGGAGTGCGCCAGATTAATCAGTAACCATATATCCTGCCTTCGAATTTTTCGACGGCGATCTTGTAAGGTTGCACCTCCTTGATGCTTGGAGCACTGAAAGTAAAATCCCTGCCGGCATATTTTCGCATGATGACATTAAGCGCTGCCATCTTTTCTTCCGGATCATCAATAAACACGACCTTCCCATATACCAGCACACTGCGGTATTTCATGCTCCA
The nucleotide sequence above comes from Bacteroidota bacterium. Encoded proteins:
- a CDS encoding phosphatase PAP2 family protein, producing MLSKLLEWDKELFLFINGHYSGFWDFVMYWLSNGAIWIPLYIFFIAMIIKRYRWFSVVIILLAAILVTLSDQSSVHLFKNLVIRLRPCHDPGLANLVHLVNGKCGGEYGFVSSHATNMFALSVFLIHLLGNRIFTPLILIWATAICYSRVYLGVHFPGDVIGGAILGIIIGLVLGRLCMYLYHEYSRRRSAPD